One stretch of Eretmochelys imbricata isolate rEreImb1 chromosome 1, rEreImb1.hap1, whole genome shotgun sequence DNA includes these proteins:
- the GPR183 gene encoding G-protein coupled receptor 183: MAFPTETPVVKMVTVTIAFTTPQTNNSTCDLYEHQNTARILLPVFYSFILILGVLGNGLALVVIFKNRKKINSTTLYSINLVLSDILFTTALPTRIAYYALGFHWPFGETLCRLTALIFYINTYAGVNFMTCLSIDRFFAVVHPFRYNKIRRIKHAKYICIFVWFLVFSQTLPLLIQSMSNEERGRTTCMEYPNFEKIQHLPWILLAACLIGYIIPLEIILFCYSQISCKLFQTAKENPLTEKSGINKKAINTIIFVIVVFVICFTPYHIAIIQHMIKKLQYNPLCNEQQTFQKSLHYTVFLMNFNCCMDPFIYFFACKGYKRRIMKILKRQVSISVSSAVRSAHEESSREMRETHMTILSKPSNGKL; the protein is encoded by the coding sequence ATGGCATTTCCTACGGAAACACCAGTTGTGAAAATGGTCACTGTCACGATAGCTTTCACAACTCCTCAGACAAACAACTCCACCTGCGACCTGTATGAACATCAAAATACAGCAAGGATCTTACTGCCTGTGTTTTACAGCTTTATTTTAATTCTTGGTGTGCTTGGAAATGGACTTGCCCTCgttgtcatttttaaaaacagaaaaaaaatcaactctaCTACCCTCTATTCCATAAATCTTGTCCTCTCAGACATTCTTTTTACTACTGCCTTGCCTACACGAATAGCATACTATGCACTAGGATTTCATTGGCCATTTGGAGAAACACTTTGCAGACTAACTGCTCTCATATTTTATATCAACACATATGCAGGTGTAAACTTTATGACTTGCTTGAGTATTGACAGGTTTTTTGCCGTAGTCCACCCTTTTCGATACAACAAAATCAGAAGAATTAAACATGCCAagtatatttgtatatttgtctGGTTTCTTGTATTTAGCCAAACACTTCCATTGCTCATACAGTCCATGTCAAATGAGGAGAGAGGAAGGACTACATGTATGGAATATCCAAACTTTGAAAAAATTCAACATCTACCGTGGATACTTCTTGCTGCCTGTTTAATAGGGTACATCATTCCCCTTGAAATTATACTATTTTGTTATTCTCAAATTAGTTGCAAACTTTTTCAAACTGCTAAGGAAAACCCATTAACTGAAAAATCAGGGATAAACAAAAAGGCCATCAACACAATCATTTTTGTAATTGTTGTGTTTGTCATCTGTTTTACTCCTTATCACATTGCAATTATCCAACACATGATCAAGAAGCTTCAATATAATCCTTTGTGCAATGAACAGCAAACTTTCCAGAAGTCCCTCCATTACACTGTGTTTCTGATGAATTTTAACTGCTGCATGGATCCTTTCATCTATTTCTTTGCATGTAAAGGATACAAGAGGAGgataatgaaaatactgaaacGTCAAGTTAGTATATCAGTTTCAAGTGCCGTCAGGTCAGCTCATGAAGAAAGCTCACGTGAGATGAGAGAAACACACATGACTATACTTTCAAAACCTTCAAATGGAAAGTTATAA